A window of the Natronospira proteinivora genome harbors these coding sequences:
- the gatC gene encoding Asp-tRNA(Asn)/Glu-tRNA(Gln) amidotransferase subunit GatC: protein MSLSPDEVRHIAHLARLRIDERDVDDYAQNLSRIVDFVDQLGQADTADVTPMAHPVDMAQRLREDRVTEENHRDEYQQNAPATEAGLYLVPRVLE from the coding sequence ATGTCGCTCAGTCCGGACGAAGTCCGCCATATTGCCCATCTCGCCCGTCTGCGTATCGACGAGCGGGATGTGGATGATTACGCCCAAAACCTCTCTCGCATCGTGGATTTCGTGGATCAGCTCGGCCAGGCCGATACCGCTGATGTGACGCCCATGGCCCATCCCGTGGACATGGCCCAGCGCCTGCGGGAGGACCGGGTCACCGAGGAAAACCATCGCGACGAGTACCAGCAGAACGCGCCAGCCACCGAAGCCGGTCTGTATCTGGTGCCCCGCGTCCTCGAATAA